A genomic region of Gemmatimonadota bacterium contains the following coding sequences:
- a CDS encoding MerR family transcriptional regulator, whose amino-acid sequence MNEPIAKKVYYSIGQVCDLTGLKPHVLRYWETQFDVLNPTKNRAGNRVYRSKEIEIILLVKHLLYEKKYTIEGANKRLVEMRRAGELEEERQDVLKPEFLAGIKTELEELRQVLTPGTASEGG is encoded by the coding sequence ATGAACGAGCCGATCGCGAAGAAGGTCTACTACTCAATCGGGCAGGTGTGTGACCTCACGGGCCTCAAGCCACACGTGCTCCGGTATTGGGAGACCCAATTCGACGTCCTCAACCCGACGAAGAACCGTGCCGGCAATCGCGTCTATCGATCGAAGGAGATCGAGATCATCCTGCTCGTGAAGCATCTTCTCTATGAGAAGAAGTACACGATCGAGGGGGCCAACAAGCGACTCGTCGAGATGCGCAGGGCAGGTGAGCTGGAGGAGGAACGCCAGGACGTGCTCAAGCCGGAATTCCTCGCCGGCATCAAGACCGAGCTCGAAGAGCTCCGCCAGGTGCTCACCCCAGGCACGGCTTCGGAGGGCGGCTGA